The following coding sequences are from one Geothrix sp. window:
- a CDS encoding TatD family hydrolase, giving the protein MLVDAHCHLTGSHLADDQVEATLSRARSHGVTGFIAVGTDLEDSRVVLALTTRIPDVQASLGVHPHEAKSWSPEVEAELGKLLADPAVRFVGETGLDWHYDLSPRDEQEAAFRAQIRLAKAFRKPLMIHTRSAPEATLRILEEEGADAVRGIIHCFSEDRAFAVRALDLGFYLSFSGITTFKKAEAVRDVAAWAPADRILVETDAPFLAPVPYRGKPNEPGFVRFTAEAVAELRGIPAVKLAELTTRNLEALCGWAPSS; this is encoded by the coding sequence ATGCTCGTGGACGCGCACTGCCATCTGACCGGTTCCCACCTGGCCGACGACCAGGTGGAGGCCACGCTGTCGCGGGCCAGGTCCCATGGCGTGACGGGATTCATCGCCGTGGGCACGGACCTGGAGGATTCCAGGGTGGTCCTGGCGCTCACCACCCGCATTCCGGACGTCCAGGCCAGCCTCGGCGTCCACCCGCACGAGGCGAAGAGCTGGTCGCCGGAGGTGGAGGCCGAACTCGGCAAGCTGCTGGCCGATCCCGCCGTGCGCTTCGTCGGGGAGACCGGGCTCGACTGGCACTACGACCTGAGCCCGAGGGACGAGCAGGAAGCGGCCTTCCGCGCCCAGATCCGCCTGGCCAAGGCCTTCCGCAAGCCGCTGATGATCCACACCCGCTCGGCCCCCGAGGCCACGCTGCGCATCCTGGAGGAGGAGGGCGCCGACGCCGTGCGCGGCATCATCCACTGCTTCAGCGAGGACCGGGCCTTCGCGGTGCGGGCTCTGGACCTGGGCTTCTACCTGAGCTTCTCGGGCATCACGACCTTCAAGAAGGCCGAGGCCGTGCGTGACGTGGCGGCCTGGGCCCCCGCCGATCGCATCCTGGTGGAGACCGACGCGCCCTTCCTGGCCCCGGTGCCCTACCGGGGAAAGCCCAACGAGCCGGGCTTCGTCCGGTTCACGGCCGAGGCCGTGGCCGAGCTGCGGGGCATCCCCGCCGTGAAACTCGCCGAGCTGACCACTCGGAACCTGGAGGCCCTGTGCGGCTGGGCGCCCTCTTCCTGA
- a CDS encoding molybdopterin-dependent oxidoreductase: protein MGTTRMDRRLFLKAAGATAGAATTLQVGCLSYFKKGRSAAADNREVPTTCELCPNKCSAIAVVEKGVVKKLNPNPENPKSRDMLCARGNAAIKQVYDPDRLKQPMIRVGARGEGKWKAVSWDEAFDFAAKKLAEVKAKHGPEGTLWSSTEGFQEVFFKNLGLAFGSPNLVRHPTLCLASVNLAYSATFGTVPSFDLLNSKFVIMSGANRFESIITPDTMDLIGGVMERKAKLVYLDPRFTVTAAKADEWYPIKPGTDLAFILAMIHVIIKENRHSKDFVAAYTTGFDQLAEHVKPYTPEWAEKETEIPAKDIVRIAREFSDAAPRALYYAGRRSSWYQNDFQMRRAQAILNAIVGNWDQVGGMVPNAKLPKGEFLFMPWDEPKAPRVDEIDKHFPLAAKGDGVYLKLRENVLSGKPYPVKAWMVYKQDPMNAMPDQAKTLKMIEGMDFIGVIDVQMSDMAWYADVVFPESTYLERTDPVEVMAGIWPAVVYRQQVVKPIHDTKPNLEIVQGLARRLGLADYFDYTIEQWVEAEFKELPIPLAAEHMKKHGVWAASGQPSYGKTLTPDHRFVTKTGKIELFSERLQEAGADPLPVYSAPVPPPSDRFRLILGRVGYFTHANQTNNVWLNEHMKENDLWINPKPAERLGIRSGSIVQVTSSVGTVKLKARVTEEIRPDCVFMLHGFGKKSKMQSLVYNVGASDAVLLETAWDKVSGNAAFHETFVKVANA from the coding sequence ATGGGCACCACTCGCATGGATCGCCGCCTCTTCCTGAAGGCCGCGGGCGCCACCGCCGGAGCCGCCACCACCCTCCAGGTGGGCTGCCTCAGCTACTTCAAGAAGGGCCGGAGCGCGGCGGCTGACAACCGCGAAGTCCCGACCACCTGCGAGCTCTGCCCCAACAAGTGCTCCGCCATCGCCGTGGTGGAGAAGGGGGTCGTCAAGAAGCTGAATCCGAACCCCGAGAACCCCAAGTCCCGCGACATGCTCTGCGCCCGCGGGAACGCGGCCATCAAGCAGGTCTACGACCCCGACCGCCTCAAGCAGCCCATGATCCGCGTGGGGGCCCGGGGCGAGGGCAAGTGGAAGGCCGTGAGTTGGGACGAGGCCTTCGATTTCGCCGCCAAGAAGCTCGCCGAGGTGAAGGCCAAGCACGGCCCCGAAGGCACGCTGTGGTCGTCCACTGAGGGCTTCCAGGAGGTCTTCTTCAAGAACCTGGGCCTGGCCTTCGGGTCGCCCAACCTCGTGCGCCATCCCACGCTGTGCCTGGCCTCGGTGAACCTGGCCTACAGCGCCACGTTCGGGACGGTCCCGAGCTTCGACCTGCTCAACAGCAAGTTCGTCATCATGTCCGGCGCCAACCGCTTCGAAAGCATCATCACGCCCGACACCATGGACCTCATCGGCGGCGTGATGGAGCGCAAGGCCAAGCTGGTCTACCTCGATCCCCGCTTCACGGTCACGGCCGCTAAGGCCGACGAGTGGTACCCCATCAAGCCCGGCACCGACCTGGCGTTCATCCTCGCCATGATCCACGTGATCATCAAGGAGAACCGCCACAGCAAAGACTTCGTCGCCGCCTACACCACAGGCTTCGACCAGCTGGCCGAGCACGTGAAGCCCTACACGCCCGAGTGGGCCGAGAAGGAAACGGAGATCCCCGCGAAGGACATCGTCCGCATCGCCCGGGAGTTCTCGGACGCCGCGCCCCGCGCGCTCTACTACGCCGGGCGGCGCTCCTCCTGGTACCAGAACGACTTCCAGATGCGCCGGGCCCAGGCCATCCTCAACGCCATCGTGGGCAACTGGGACCAGGTGGGCGGCATGGTGCCCAACGCCAAGCTGCCCAAGGGCGAGTTCCTCTTCATGCCCTGGGACGAACCCAAGGCCCCCCGCGTGGACGAGATCGACAAGCACTTCCCCCTGGCCGCCAAGGGCGATGGCGTCTACCTGAAGCTGCGCGAGAACGTGCTCAGCGGGAAGCCCTACCCTGTGAAGGCCTGGATGGTCTACAAGCAGGACCCCATGAACGCCATGCCCGACCAGGCGAAGACCCTGAAGATGATTGAGGGCATGGACTTCATCGGCGTCATCGATGTCCAGATGAGCGACATGGCCTGGTATGCGGACGTGGTCTTCCCCGAGAGCACCTACCTGGAACGGACTGATCCGGTCGAGGTCATGGCCGGCATCTGGCCCGCCGTGGTCTACCGGCAGCAAGTGGTGAAGCCCATCCACGATACGAAGCCGAACCTGGAGATCGTCCAGGGCCTGGCCAGGCGCCTGGGGCTCGCCGACTACTTCGACTACACCATCGAGCAGTGGGTCGAGGCCGAGTTCAAGGAGCTGCCGATTCCGCTTGCCGCCGAGCACATGAAGAAGCATGGCGTGTGGGCCGCCAGCGGCCAGCCCAGCTACGGCAAGACGCTCACCCCCGACCACCGCTTCGTCACCAAGACCGGCAAGATCGAGCTGTTCTCCGAGCGGCTCCAGGAGGCCGGGGCCGACCCGCTGCCGGTCTACAGCGCGCCCGTGCCGCCACCCAGCGATCGCTTCCGCCTCATCCTCGGCCGCGTCGGCTACTTCACCCACGCCAACCAGACGAACAATGTCTGGCTGAACGAGCACATGAAGGAGAACGACCTTTGGATCAACCCGAAACCCGCGGAACGCCTCGGCATCCGCAGCGGGTCCATCGTCCAGGTCACCAGCAGCGTGGGCACCGTGAAGCTCAAGGCCCGGGTCACCGAGGAGATCCGCCCCGACTGCGTGTTCATGCTCCACGGCTTCGGCAAGAAGTCGAAGATGCAGAGCCTGGTCTACAACGTGGGCGCCAGCGACGCCGTGCTTCTTGAAACAGCCTGGGACAAAGTCTCCGGCAACGCCGCCTTCCACGAAACCTTCGTCAAAGTCGCGAACGCCTGA
- the moaA gene encoding GTP 3',8-cyclase MoaA, producing the protein MSPLFATPPENHLPRMLRVKDGLKDGLGRGITYLRVSVTEQCNLACVYCKPRTGVAERRQPPAMSRNEVVQLVKVFTSLGIRKVRLTGGEPLLRRDLETIIAGISPEVEGRVHLTTNGLHLARKARALRDAGLAGVNVSLDAADAATFARLTGKNQLGKVLAGLEAARSVGLKTKLNAVVLRGWNEDQILPLTRLAQQGGFQVRFIEFMPYQGNGWGQDQFMPAAEILRTIQEGLGSELEEEPVLGLEEGPARLFRIPGSTGKVGVISTLSADFCDRCNRVRLTSQGALKACLFGNQPVDLLEPLRNHATHDDLVRLIRQALTEKLDCHPMRTGGQPTLGQGMWQVGG; encoded by the coding sequence GTGTCCCCCCTCTTTGCCACCCCGCCCGAGAACCATCTGCCGCGCATGCTCCGCGTGAAGGATGGCCTGAAGGACGGGCTGGGCCGCGGCATCACCTACCTGCGGGTGTCCGTCACCGAGCAGTGCAACCTCGCCTGTGTCTATTGCAAGCCGCGGACCGGGGTCGCCGAGCGGAGGCAGCCTCCGGCCATGAGCCGCAACGAGGTGGTCCAGCTGGTGAAGGTGTTCACCAGCCTGGGCATCCGGAAGGTCCGCCTCACCGGCGGGGAGCCCCTCCTGCGGCGCGACCTCGAGACCATCATCGCGGGCATCAGCCCCGAGGTGGAAGGGCGCGTGCACCTGACCACCAACGGCCTCCACCTGGCCCGCAAGGCCCGGGCCCTGCGCGACGCGGGCCTCGCCGGCGTCAACGTCAGCCTTGATGCGGCGGACGCGGCCACCTTCGCCCGCCTCACGGGGAAGAACCAGCTGGGCAAGGTCCTCGCGGGGCTGGAAGCCGCCCGGTCCGTGGGGCTGAAGACCAAGCTGAACGCCGTGGTGCTCCGCGGGTGGAACGAGGACCAGATCCTGCCGCTTACCCGCCTCGCCCAGCAGGGCGGTTTCCAGGTGCGCTTCATCGAGTTCATGCCCTACCAGGGCAATGGCTGGGGGCAGGATCAGTTCATGCCCGCGGCGGAGATCCTCCGCACCATCCAGGAGGGCCTCGGTTCCGAGCTGGAGGAGGAACCCGTGCTCGGCCTGGAGGAGGGCCCGGCCCGGCTGTTCCGGATCCCCGGCAGCACCGGAAAGGTCGGCGTCATCTCCACCCTCAGCGCGGATTTCTGCGACCGCTGCAACCGGGTCCGCCTGACCAGCCAGGGCGCCCTGAAGGCCTGCCTGTTCGGCAACCAGCCCGTGGACCTGCTGGAACCGCTCCGCAACCACGCCACGCATGACGACCTCGTGCGGCTCATCCGCCAGGCCCTGACCGAAAAGCTGGACTGCCATCCCATGCGCACGGGCGGGCAGCCCACGCTCGGCCAGGGCATGTGGCAGGTCGGCGGATGA
- a CDS encoding DUF3373 family protein, with protein MNSRIMLALVAMLAPAALSAQSNADLQKQIEQLKVQLKAVEEKAAAAQEIDTRLVKVETKVAGDNIQWGGDLRTRFESSKWTFKPYQQFMGFAQSAGAPAGSLPPGYPYPFMALTQQVPGQDYTNAVQWSTRLRLKMGITINEHAKIMGRLTMYKVHGGADVPVFNGSPNTVSNSFNDAKVPGTDVLRVERASLVYDFPVGILSIGRQNTSDGPPFEVREGGERQATPQALAVNALVDGIGFKFQLDKLGLPEGTLLGICYGVGYESGFGGGGNVKANAAPVGFNFTNVNWTAQGPNAAAATMQVNNIGPLKDSTVLGVMYDMPLLFQLGESVQSANFYLGFNRFGNMTDIPYGSTNNFPVPAMPGMGGMPSTQYVTATNNLGDMDQWTATWKHKIGDTFTYFASYGHIKSNPNGKMSQYGAYWTFPANMGGTQQLAGFGGLLGDATHSQTASAYYVGMRWDPIQTLGFGVEFNHGSPRWFTYSPATGEATEKLGTRGDVWEGYIHWQFAKNAAFRLGYLDYKYTHAFSGWHISPGPAMPGQSWEDAYDLSKNPMLQYGFPAAVKTTYASIEVKF; from the coding sequence ATGAACTCCCGAATCATGCTCGCCCTGGTCGCCATGCTGGCGCCTGCCGCCCTGAGCGCCCAGTCCAACGCGGACCTGCAGAAACAGATCGAACAGCTCAAGGTGCAGCTGAAAGCCGTCGAGGAGAAGGCCGCCGCCGCGCAGGAGATCGACACCCGCCTCGTCAAGGTCGAGACGAAGGTCGCCGGCGACAACATCCAGTGGGGCGGTGACCTCCGCACCCGCTTCGAGAGCAGCAAGTGGACCTTCAAGCCCTACCAGCAGTTCATGGGCTTCGCCCAGAGCGCCGGCGCCCCGGCGGGCTCCCTGCCCCCGGGCTACCCCTATCCCTTCATGGCCCTGACCCAGCAGGTCCCTGGCCAGGACTACACCAACGCCGTGCAGTGGTCCACCCGCCTGCGCCTCAAGATGGGCATCACCATCAATGAGCACGCCAAGATCATGGGGCGCCTGACGATGTACAAGGTCCACGGCGGCGCCGACGTGCCCGTGTTCAACGGCTCGCCCAACACCGTGTCCAACTCCTTCAACGACGCCAAGGTCCCCGGGACCGACGTGCTCCGCGTCGAACGCGCCAGCCTGGTCTACGACTTCCCCGTGGGCATCCTCTCCATCGGCCGCCAGAACACCTCCGATGGCCCGCCGTTCGAAGTGCGTGAGGGCGGCGAGCGCCAGGCCACCCCGCAGGCCCTGGCCGTGAATGCCCTCGTGGATGGCATCGGCTTCAAGTTCCAGCTCGACAAGCTCGGCCTGCCCGAAGGCACGCTGCTGGGCATCTGCTACGGCGTGGGCTACGAGTCCGGCTTCGGCGGCGGCGGCAACGTCAAGGCCAATGCCGCCCCCGTGGGCTTCAACTTCACCAACGTGAACTGGACCGCCCAGGGCCCCAATGCCGCCGCGGCCACCATGCAGGTGAACAACATCGGCCCCCTCAAGGACAGCACCGTGCTGGGCGTCATGTACGACATGCCCCTGCTCTTCCAGCTCGGCGAGAGCGTCCAGAGCGCGAACTTCTACCTTGGCTTCAACCGCTTCGGGAACATGACGGACATCCCGTACGGCAGCACCAACAACTTCCCCGTGCCCGCCATGCCCGGCATGGGCGGCATGCCCAGCACCCAGTACGTCACGGCCACCAACAACCTGGGCGACATGGACCAGTGGACCGCCACCTGGAAGCACAAGATCGGCGACACTTTCACCTACTTCGCCAGCTATGGGCACATCAAGAGCAATCCCAACGGCAAGATGAGCCAGTACGGCGCCTACTGGACCTTCCCCGCCAACATGGGCGGCACCCAGCAGCTCGCCGGTTTCGGCGGCCTCCTGGGCGATGCGACGCACAGCCAGACCGCCAGCGCCTACTACGTGGGCATGCGCTGGGATCCCATCCAGACCCTCGGATTCGGGGTCGAGTTCAACCACGGCTCGCCTCGCTGGTTCACCTACAGCCCCGCCACCGGCGAGGCCACGGAAAAGCTCGGCACCCGCGGCGACGTGTGGGAGGGCTACATCCACTGGCAGTTCGCCAAGAATGCCGCCTTCCGCCTGGGCTACCTGGACTACAAGTACACCCACGCCTTCAGCGGCTGGCACATCTCCCCTGGCCCCGCCATGCCCGGCCAGAGCTGGGAGGACGCCTACGACCTGAGCAAGAACCCGATGCTGCAGTACGGCTTCCCCGCCGCGGTGAAGACCACCTACGCGTCGATCGAAGTCAAGTTCTGA
- a CDS encoding DUF6600 domain-containing protein codes for MHSTFSYSRLAALLLPAAILVAGPQAPAPPEDETYQGEAPERYAMVRALEGDVRIRKGDLEESLSRGTPIAEGDVVESRGRGVLQLGDGTRVAFGGATRFTVAALFTDRKGEKQVLLRLDYGRIRVLLGGQSDARFRVDTPSGTATCFDKGGFTLEAERDRVVRLKVHSGRVTFANERDEARITAGERLTVYSPQDGLDRVRGFNTYDGDEFDRWSDRAVIVQRGESWDRVPPEIRYYADELDHNGRWVQSEEFGWVWQPNGVAEDWRPYYQGRWAPYAGGMTWVSDEPWGYVAYHHGRWHWGLGVGWFWIPGIHYSPAWVAWNHTPGYYGWAPLGYYNTPCQWGYGAWRGGFAWNVVAVVNINLGSVHRHMYNDVTVLHHFNDVPGGTAWTGGGRDLRAPWQRSPLIVSNAEFRNPGQIQVAFQRDVHRERMVAYERQARETTGREVLRRDFRPAGPVEVRPGSPASVPARIPFEDRSRAGAGTADRATLPRERPVEPKPRIEEKRPGQAPRERPMEPRPQAEVPRERPVESRPRPEERRPDPRPRVEDRRPEPRPLPEKSVEPMPRERPVEPRPRFDREERRPEPAFRERNPEPRPREERRPDPPKAAERESRPAPKPEKPREEKKSEGPREFRR; via the coding sequence ATGCACTCGACCTTCTCCTACTCCCGACTTGCCGCGCTGCTGCTGCCTGCCGCGATCCTCGTGGCCGGCCCGCAGGCGCCCGCGCCCCCCGAAGATGAGACCTACCAAGGCGAAGCCCCCGAACGCTACGCCATGGTGCGGGCCCTGGAAGGCGATGTTCGCATCCGCAAGGGCGACCTCGAGGAGAGCCTGAGCCGTGGCACCCCCATTGCCGAGGGCGATGTCGTGGAAAGCCGCGGTCGTGGCGTTCTGCAACTGGGCGATGGCACCCGCGTGGCCTTCGGTGGTGCGACCCGGTTCACCGTGGCTGCCCTCTTCACGGACCGCAAGGGCGAGAAGCAGGTGCTGCTCCGCCTGGACTACGGCCGGATCCGCGTGCTGCTGGGCGGACAGTCCGATGCCCGCTTCCGCGTGGACACGCCTTCGGGCACGGCCACCTGCTTCGACAAGGGCGGCTTCACCCTCGAGGCTGAGCGGGACCGGGTGGTGCGCCTGAAGGTCCACAGTGGCCGGGTGACGTTCGCCAACGAGCGGGACGAGGCCCGCATCACCGCCGGGGAGCGGCTGACCGTGTACAGTCCCCAGGACGGGCTGGATCGCGTCCGCGGCTTCAACACCTATGACGGCGACGAGTTCGACCGCTGGAGCGACCGGGCGGTCATCGTCCAGCGTGGCGAGAGCTGGGATCGCGTCCCCCCTGAGATCCGCTACTACGCCGATGAACTCGACCACAACGGCCGCTGGGTGCAGTCCGAGGAATTCGGCTGGGTCTGGCAGCCCAACGGCGTGGCCGAGGACTGGCGGCCCTACTACCAGGGCCGCTGGGCGCCTTATGCGGGCGGCATGACCTGGGTGTCCGACGAACCCTGGGGCTACGTGGCCTACCACCATGGGCGCTGGCACTGGGGCCTGGGCGTGGGCTGGTTCTGGATCCCCGGCATCCACTACAGCCCAGCCTGGGTGGCCTGGAATCACACCCCTGGCTACTACGGGTGGGCGCCTCTCGGCTACTACAACACGCCCTGCCAGTGGGGCTACGGCGCCTGGCGCGGTGGCTTCGCCTGGAACGTGGTGGCCGTGGTCAACATCAACCTGGGCAGCGTCCACCGCCACATGTACAACGACGTCACGGTGCTCCACCACTTCAACGACGTCCCCGGCGGGACCGCCTGGACCGGCGGCGGCCGTGATCTCCGCGCTCCCTGGCAGCGCTCGCCCCTGATCGTCTCCAACGCCGAGTTCCGGAATCCCGGCCAGATCCAGGTCGCCTTCCAGCGCGACGTGCACCGGGAACGGATGGTGGCCTACGAACGGCAGGCCCGTGAGACCACGGGACGCGAGGTTCTCCGCCGCGACTTCCGGCCGGCGGGTCCGGTGGAAGTCCGCCCCGGCTCGCCCGCTTCCGTTCCCGCCCGCATACCCTTCGAGGACCGCAGCCGAGCTGGCGCCGGTACTGCTGATCGCGCGACGCTGCCCCGGGAACGGCCGGTGGAACCGAAGCCCCGCATCGAGGAGAAGCGCCCCGGCCAGGCGCCCCGCGAACGGCCCATGGAACCCCGCCCCCAGGCCGAGGTGCCGCGTGAGCGCCCCGTCGAATCCAGGCCGCGCCCGGAGGAGCGCCGCCCCGATCCACGGCCCCGCGTCGAGGATCGCCGCCCTGAGCCCAGGCCTCTTCCGGAGAAGTCGGTGGAGCCCATGCCGCGGGAGCGCCCCGTGGAGCCCCGTCCCCGCTTCGATCGCGAGGAACGGCGCCCCGAGCCGGCGTTTCGCGAGCGCAATCCCGAACCCCGTCCCCGCGAGGAGCGTCGCCCGGATCCCCCCAAGGCCGCCGAGCGCGAGAGCCGACCCGCCCCCAAGCCGGAAAAGCCCCGCGAAGAGAAGAAGAGCGAGGGACCGCGCGAGTTCCGTCGCTGA
- a CDS encoding NTP transferase domain-containing protein produces MKTGLLLLSGGSGTRMGAPKHALAHPGGGSWGGHLVRVFAAVFPDGPVQVLGDPLPDHPDLPRLEDPREGPAVALRVWARADGPDVDRWWVAACDQVRWTPQRLTEWARIGEAADPEATHWVMALHGGHLQPLGGWLPDGFRPSLITSTTRSLMGLATALPHLAIPCDGPEWVDVDTPEERAEFEGGA; encoded by the coding sequence ATGAAGACCGGGCTGCTGCTCCTGAGCGGCGGAAGCGGAACCCGCATGGGCGCCCCGAAGCACGCGCTGGCCCACCCCGGGGGCGGCTCCTGGGGAGGCCACCTGGTGCGGGTCTTCGCCGCCGTGTTTCCCGATGGGCCGGTGCAGGTGCTCGGCGATCCCCTGCCGGACCACCCGGACCTGCCGCGCCTCGAAGATCCCCGCGAAGGCCCCGCCGTGGCGCTGCGGGTCTGGGCCCGGGCCGATGGCCCCGATGTGGACCGCTGGTGGGTCGCCGCCTGCGACCAGGTGCGCTGGACCCCGCAGCGGCTCACGGAATGGGCGAGGATCGGCGAAGCCGCGGATCCCGAGGCCACCCACTGGGTCATGGCCCTGCACGGCGGCCACCTGCAGCCGCTGGGAGGCTGGCTGCCGGATGGTTTCCGCCCCAGCCTCATCACCTCCACCACCCGCTCGCTGATGGGCCTGGCGACCGCCCTCCCCCACCTCGCCATCCCCTGCGACGGTCCTGAATGGGTGGATGTGGACACGCCGGAGGAACGCGCCGAGTTCGAGGGCGGGGCCTAG
- a CDS encoding (2Fe-2S) ferredoxin domain-containing protein codes for MDPDASLPTPEQDAAVTPVMGPSLRRQVLVCTSKSCTANGSEAVLEAFKAQLIEEQLLFYKHNREGEIQCIQCGSVGFCAIGPAVLVYPDGIWYAHVTPADVPEIVESHLKGGVPVERLVRKRLG; via the coding sequence ATGGACCCCGATGCCTCCCTCCCCACGCCTGAGCAGGATGCGGCCGTCACGCCGGTGATGGGGCCTTCGCTGCGGCGGCAAGTCTTGGTGTGCACGTCCAAGAGCTGCACGGCGAACGGCTCCGAGGCCGTGCTGGAGGCCTTCAAGGCCCAGCTCATCGAGGAACAGCTGCTCTTCTACAAGCACAACCGGGAAGGCGAGATCCAGTGCATCCAGTGCGGATCGGTGGGCTTCTGCGCCATCGGTCCGGCGGTGCTGGTCTACCCCGACGGCATCTGGTACGCCCACGTCACGCCGGCGGACGTGCCTGAGATCGTCGAGAGCCACCTGAAGGGCGGGGTGCCCGTCGAGCGGCTGGTGCGGAAGCGGCTGGGCTAG
- a CDS encoding c-type cytochrome, whose translation MRNTLALLALAAALAAPLAAEGGSDTKGKFFFKKTCKSCHAPGSAAKEITPLSKTQAQWKAYFAAGKHKKGSEKLDTVLKPEQVKDVQTFLVNHASDSPQPETCGG comes from the coding sequence ATGCGGAACACCCTCGCGCTCCTCGCCCTTGCCGCCGCGCTCGCCGCGCCCCTGGCCGCCGAAGGCGGCAGCGACACCAAGGGCAAGTTCTTCTTCAAGAAGACCTGCAAGTCCTGCCATGCCCCCGGCAGCGCCGCCAAGGAGATCACGCCGCTCTCCAAGACCCAGGCCCAGTGGAAGGCCTACTTCGCTGCCGGCAAGCACAAGAAGGGGTCCGAGAAGCTCGACACCGTCCTGAAGCCCGAGCAGGTCAAGGACGTGCAGACCTTCCTGGTGAACCACGCCTCGGATTCCCCGCAGCCCGAAACCTGCGGCGGCTGA